A window of the Candidatus Methylomirabilota bacterium genome harbors these coding sequences:
- the atpB gene encoding F0F1 ATP synthase subunit A translates to MEIIEHPPIFRLPAIFGPGYIPDQVTYTWLLMIVLTAIAFVVSRRVELVPRGAQNVVELVLLQFQALIDDVIGPAGRPYLPLIATLGLFILAGNLLGLVPGFAGPTANLNTTAACAVVVFCAYHYIGIRKHGPLTYLKHFMGPVPWWLKGPMFVIEMISHLARPLSLTLRLFGNMLGGHILLAIMFFLMGLDGLIGWALSGSLAGVVLGGLGGVLLAAFTIGFIYPLKLLVSFLQAFIFVMLTMLYISGALEGHGAGHGSEHH, encoded by the coding sequence GTGGAGATCATCGAGCATCCGCCGATCTTCCGGCTGCCGGCCATCTTCGGGCCGGGCTACATCCCGGATCAGGTGACCTACACCTGGTTGCTCATGATCGTCCTGACGGCGATCGCGTTCGTCGTGTCACGCCGGGTCGAGCTCGTGCCCCGCGGTGCGCAGAACGTCGTCGAGCTGGTCCTCCTGCAGTTCCAGGCGCTGATCGACGACGTCATCGGGCCCGCCGGCCGGCCCTACCTGCCGCTGATCGCGACGCTCGGCCTGTTCATCCTCGCGGGCAACCTCCTCGGCCTCGTCCCCGGCTTCGCGGGCCCCACGGCGAACCTCAACACGACCGCCGCCTGCGCGGTGGTCGTGTTCTGCGCCTACCACTACATCGGCATCCGAAAGCACGGCCCGCTCACCTACCTCAAGCACTTCATGGGACCGGTGCCGTGGTGGCTCAAGGGACCGATGTTCGTGATCGAGATGATCAGTCACCTCGCCCGGCCGCTGTCGCTGACGCTGCGACTCTTCGGCAACATGCTGGGCGGGCACATCCTGCTCGCCATCATGTTCTTCCTGATGGGCCTGGACGGACTCATCGGCTGGGCGCTCTCGGGCAGCCTCGCGGGCGTCGTCCTCGGCGGCCTCGGCGGCGTGCTGCTGGCCGCCTTCACCATCGGGTTCATCTATCCACTGAAGCTCCTGGTGTCGTTCCTCCAGGCGTTCATCTTCGTGATGCTGACGATGCTGTACATCTCGGGGGCGCTCGAGGGCCACGGTGCGGGGCACGGTTCGGAGCACCACTAG
- a CDS encoding AtpZ/AtpI family protein has product MAPTGEKSTWKALGDLSSIGLTLVLATVIGLAGGYYGDRWLGTKPWLTLVGLGFGIAAGFVNLFRSVKRAERERDEPR; this is encoded by the coding sequence ATGGCGCCGACCGGGGAAAAGAGCACCTGGAAAGCGCTCGGCGATCTGTCCTCGATCGGCTTGACGCTGGTCCTGGCAACCGTCATCGGTCTGGCAGGCGGCTACTACGGGGATCGGTGGCTTGGCACTAAGCCCTGGCTCACGCTGGTCGGCCTCGGCTTCGGGATCGCCGCGGGTTTCGTGAACCTCTTTCGGTCGGTCAAGCGCGCGGAACGGGAGCGCGATGAGCCCAGGTAG
- a CDS encoding ATP synthase F0 subunit C yields MRRSLILAATAVLGVPGVALAAEGAGGGWIGPFSVIAAGLGMAIASGLCGLGQGRAVAAAVEAMGRQPGAAAPIQTAMIIGLALIESLAIYMLVIGIILLFVQPIK; encoded by the coding sequence GTGCGACGTTCACTGATTCTCGCGGCAACGGCGGTGCTGGGGGTTCCGGGGGTGGCGCTCGCGGCCGAGGGCGCCGGCGGGGGGTGGATCGGGCCCTTCTCGGTCATCGCGGCGGGCCTGGGGATGGCGATCGCGTCCGGCCTCTGCGGGCTCGGGCAGGGCAGGGCGGTCGCGGCGGCCGTGGAGGCGATGGGCCGGCAACCGGGCGCGGCGGCGCCCATCCAGACCGCGATGATCATCGGTCTGGCCCTGATCGAGTCGCTCGCGATCTACATGCTGGTCATCGGCATCATTCTGTTGTTCGTGCAGCCGATCAAGTAG
- a CDS encoding ATP synthase subunit I, with protein sequence MSPGRLTSRVTADACALALALAAPAAWLAGAAAALGVLAGGALALLNFRWLATRALAVTAGDARGAWAIGAGIRLAALAAASAVLLGLEWAHPVALLAGLAVLPCAVIVEGLRDAGGER encoded by the coding sequence ATGAGCCCAGGTAGGCTGACCTCGCGGGTGACGGCGGACGCGTGCGCGCTCGCGCTGGCGCTCGCGGCGCCGGCCGCCTGGCTCGCGGGCGCCGCGGCCGCGCTCGGCGTCCTCGCCGGCGGCGCGCTCGCTCTCCTGAACTTCCGCTGGCTCGCCACGCGCGCCCTCGCCGTCACCGCTGGTGACGCCCGCGGCGCGTGGGCGATCGGCGCCGGCATCCGCCTCGCCGCGCTCGCCGCGGCGTCTGCCGTGCTGCTCGGGCTCGAGTGGGCGCACCCGGTCGCCCTGCTGGCGGGGCTCGCGGTGCTGCCCTGCGCGGTGATCGTCGAGGGGCTGCGCGACGCGGGCGGGGAGCGCTGA
- a CDS encoding redox-sensing transcriptional repressor Rex: MTPRSGHRFTKIPEMTIRRLSVYTRCLLQLEEDGVKTVSSQELAERFDLNSAQVRKDLAYFGEFGVRGIGYYVAGLKAELQRILGLDREWPVVLAGFGNLGSALFHYKGFARRGFRVAAVVDDNPAKVGREVEGVPIVASRDMAREIKARGIQIAILAVPAESAQAVTDELVAAGIRAVLNFAPARIKVPRDVRLKHVDLSIELETLSFYLAKGAR; encoded by the coding sequence ATGACGCCGCGCTCCGGTCATCGGTTCACGAAGATCCCCGAGATGACGATCCGCCGTCTCTCGGTCTACACGCGCTGCCTGCTCCAGCTCGAGGAGGATGGCGTCAAGACGGTCTCCTCGCAGGAGCTCGCCGAGCGCTTCGACCTCAACTCGGCGCAGGTTCGGAAGGACCTCGCCTACTTCGGCGAGTTCGGCGTCCGCGGCATCGGCTACTACGTCGCGGGTCTGAAGGCCGAGCTCCAGCGGATCCTCGGGCTCGACCGCGAGTGGCCGGTCGTGCTCGCCGGCTTCGGCAACCTCGGCTCGGCGCTCTTCCACTACAAGGGGTTCGCGCGCCGGGGATTCAGGGTCGCGGCGGTCGTCGACGACAACCCCGCGAAGGTCGGCCGCGAGGTCGAGGGCGTCCCGATCGTCGCGAGCCGGGACATGGCGCGCGAGATCAAGGCGCGGGGGATCCAGATCGCCATCCTCGCGGTGCCCGCGGAGTCCGCGCAGGCCGTGACGGACGAGCTCGTTGCGGCGGGCATCCGGGCGGTGCTCAACTTCGCGCCGGCGCGGATCAAAGTGCCCCGCGACGTGCGCCTGAAGCACGTGGACCTCTCGATCGAGCTGGAGACGCTGAGCTTCTACCTCGCGAAAGGCGCCCGGTAG